One Nitrospirota bacterium DNA window includes the following coding sequences:
- a CDS encoding HAD-IA family hydrolase produces MINPLGHFLWQNIDTVLLDMDGTLLDKYFDDYFWEHFLPEQYSEKYKLDVNEAKKQLLSRYRKEEKTLAWTDLDFWSREFVLDIPALKEQVNHLIAVHPHVVDFLKFLRINGKQIHLVTNAHYKTLELKLRKTEIGKYFDSVVCAFDIGLPKEDAAFWPKLEKLIGFDKNRTMLVDDNEDVLISAREYGMGHIILKSRPSSREGIRSSAHFSAIADFDELMRVDDDKLLGSSL; encoded by the coding sequence ATGATTAACCCATTGGGACACTTTTTATGGCAAAACATTGACACAGTCCTTCTCGACATGGATGGGACACTCCTCGACAAATATTTTGACGACTATTTCTGGGAGCACTTTCTTCCCGAACAATATTCAGAGAAATACAAGTTAGATGTTAATGAGGCAAAGAAACAGCTTCTTTCACGATACAGAAAAGAAGAAAAGACACTTGCGTGGACAGACCTGGATTTCTGGTCACGAGAATTTGTTCTCGATATACCAGCCCTTAAAGAGCAGGTAAATCACCTAATAGCAGTCCACCCTCATGTAGTAGACTTTCTGAAATTCCTGCGTATTAACGGAAAACAGATCCATCTGGTAACTAACGCCCATTATAAGACACTGGAATTAAAACTCAGAAAAACAGAGATAGGCAAATACTTTGATTCCGTAGTTTGTGCCTTTGATATTGGACTTCCCAAGGAAGATGCAGCCTTCTGGCCTAAATTAGAAAAGCTTATAGGATTTGACAAGAATAGAACCATGCTGGTTGATGATAATGAAGACGTGTTGATCTCTGCAAGAGAATACGGTATGGGTCATATTATATTAAAGTCAAGGCCGAGTTCCAGAGAAGGGATACGTTCATCAGCTCATTTTTCAGCAATAGCAGATTTCGATGAGTTGATGAGAGTTGATGACGACAAGCT
- the mnmA gene encoding tRNA 2-thiouridine(34) synthase MnmA: MYKKKVVVGLSGGIDSSVAALLLVEQGYEVIGATLRIWGEEDYLEGEWHDRSCCKTGLARFAAEQLKIPYFIWDAYKEFKEFVVDDFCNEYSKGRTPNPCTMCNEKIKFALLREKALSIGADYIATGHYARVCYDQDRNRYFLKKGLDQYKDQSYFLYRLTQEQLSVTLFPLADYTKSEVVKIAESSDLPVSEMRESQEVCFVTHEGYRAFIKEHVPTAIYAGHFVSATGAVLGEHDGISFYTIGQRRGLKIAAGERLYVLNIDAQKNQVVLGSEQELFAKGLIATDIHVISGDPLKEGDIFFTKIRYRSNAVKAMVIPVGEGRIKVIFEEPQRAITPGQSVVFYDNDVLAGGGIIEKSL, encoded by the coding sequence CTTTTAGTTGAACAGGGCTACGAAGTAATTGGCGCTACACTAAGAATTTGGGGAGAAGAGGATTACCTTGAAGGTGAATGGCATGACCGTTCCTGCTGTAAGACAGGACTTGCAAGGTTCGCAGCAGAACAACTGAAGATACCTTACTTTATATGGGATGCGTATAAAGAGTTTAAAGAGTTTGTTGTAGACGATTTCTGCAATGAATACTCAAAAGGGAGAACCCCGAATCCATGCACTATGTGTAATGAAAAGATAAAGTTCGCCCTCCTCCGGGAAAAGGCGCTCAGTATTGGTGCAGACTACATCGCCACCGGCCATTATGCAAGGGTATGTTATGATCAGGACCGGAATAGGTACTTTTTAAAAAAGGGTCTGGATCAGTATAAAGACCAAAGTTACTTCCTGTACAGGCTTACACAGGAACAGCTTTCCGTTACATTATTTCCTTTGGCTGATTATACAAAGTCTGAAGTCGTTAAAATTGCGGAATCCTCAGACCTGCCTGTATCTGAAATGAGGGAAAGTCAGGAGGTATGCTTTGTTACGCATGAGGGGTACCGGGCATTTATCAAAGAACATGTACCGACTGCCATTTATGCCGGACATTTTGTATCTGCAACAGGTGCAGTTTTAGGTGAACATGATGGAATTTCGTTTTACACCATAGGTCAGAGGAGAGGCCTCAAGATAGCGGCAGGTGAACGGCTCTATGTACTTAACATAGATGCACAGAAAAATCAGGTGGTTCTTGGAAGTGAACAGGAACTTTTTGCAAAAGGGCTTATTGCCACAGATATTCATGTAATTAGCGGGGATCCACTTAAAGAGGGTGATATTTTTTTTACAAAGATAAGATACAGGTCAAATGCAGTTAAGGCTATGGTAATTCCAGTCGGAGAAGGACGTATCAAGGTCATCTTTGAAGAACCCCAGAGAGCTATTACACCGGGACAGTCTGTAGTTTTTTATGATAATGACGTGTTGGCAGGAGGAGGGATAATAGAAAAAAGTCTATGA